The DNA sequence CCAGCAACAACCCGATCATGCGTGCCACCACCCTGGCGCGGAACACCGACGCGCAGATCCGCGAGATCATGAACGACTTCGAGGACACCGTGATCGACAAGATCGTCGGCCTGGTCCGCCAGGACGAGGGGGCGCGGCCGATCTCCGACGACCTTCCCGCGCTGGTGCGGACGCTGACCGCGACGACGGCGCTGACCCTCTCCCACGACAGCGGGTTCGTCGGGCGTGACGAGGATCCGGCCCGTGCGGTCGACGTTGTCGAGCGGCTCTGGCTCTACGCCCTGTGGGGCGGCTCCGACCTGCGTGACGGCTGAGCCCCGGCCCTGCAGGTAGGGTCACGGCCATGACGCAGGGCAGCGGATTCGCCGGCAAACGTTGTCTCCTCACCGGCGCTGCCAGCGGAATCGGGCGGGCCACCGCCCTGCGACTGGCCCGCGAAGGCGCCGAGCTGTTCCTCACCGACCGGGATGGCCAGGGATTGGAGACCACCGTCGCCGATGCCCGCGCGCTGGGCGGCACGGTCGCGATGCACCGGGCGCTCGACATCGCCGACTACGACGCCGTCGCGCAGTTCGCCGCCGACATCCACCGCGCGCACCCTGCGATGGACGTCGTCATGAACATCGCCGGCGTGTCCGCGTGGGGCACTGTCGACCGGTTGACCCACGAGCACTGGAAGTCGATGGTCGACATCAACCTGATGGGGCCCATCCACGTCATCGAGACGTTCGTGCCGCCGATGATCGAGGCGCGCCGCGGCGGCCACCTGGTCAACGTGTCCTCGGCGGCCGGACTGGTCGCCCTGCCCTGGCACGCCGCCTACAGTGCGAGCAAATACGGTCTGCGCGGGCTGTCGGAGGTGTTGCGCTTCGACCTCGCGCGCCATCGCATCGGGGTGTCGGTCGTGGTGCCCGGCGCGGTGAAAACCCCACTGGTCCAGACGGTTCAGATCGCCGGCGTCGACCGTGAGGACCCGAATGTGCAGAAGTGGACGAACCGCTTCACCGGCCACGCCGTGTCCGCCGAGCATGTCGCCGAGCAGATCCTGCGCGGTGTGCGCCGCAACCGCTACCTCATCTACACCTCACCGGACATCCGCGCGTTCTACCTGTTCAAACGCACGATGTGGTGGCCGTACAGCGTCGCGATGCGGCAGGTCAACGTGATCTTCTCGCGCGCGTTGCGCCCCGCGCGCCGGTAGGGATCAGCGCTTGCCCCAGTCCCACGGTGGGGTGCTCAGCAGATCCTGGCCGTGGAGCCGCGTCTCGCCGAACTCCTTGTACAGCTCGAGGCGGACGGCGTCGCCGTCCTCGTCGAGCGGGACCGCCCCCAGCAGTTCGATCATCGCGGGGGAGTGGGTGACGACGACGACCTGCGTCTGTTCGGCGGCCGCGGTGACGAGTGCGGCCAACGGGCGGACGAGATCGGGGTGCAGGGAGGTCTCCGGTTCGTTGAGCACCATCAACGACGGTGGTTCGGGGCTGAGCAGCGCCGCCGCCCACAGCAGGAAACGCAGTGTGCCGTCGGACAGTTCGGCGCACCGCAGCGCGCGAAGCATCCCGGGTTGGCGCAGCTGGAGGTCGAAAAGACCGTCGTGGACGGCGATCTCGACCGTCGCGCCGTCGAAGGCGTCGGCGACCGCGCGGGCGAGATCGTCTAAACCTGCCTCGAAGATCGTCTGCACCGCTGCGGGCAGATCGCTGCCGTCGGCGGAGAGCACCGGTGTGCGGGTACCGACCTGCGGGTGGCGTGCGGGCGCCGCCGCGTCCACTCGGAATCCGTCGTAGAAGCGCCAGTTCCGGAGCCGGTCGCGCACCGCCGTCAGCTCGGGCAGCGCACCGGCGAACTCGGCGAGCACGCTGCGATACGAGGGCAGGGCCCTGGTCAGCTCGTCGAAGCCGCGCCCGGATTCGGCACTCGCCTCCGCATGTGGCCCGCCGCGGCGCACCAGCGTGGCGGCTGGACGCATGATGCGCCCGGCGAACACCGCTTCCCGTTTGATCTGCGGGTCGCGGGCGAAGAGCGAGTCCGGACCGGCGTGCTGCGGCAGGCCGAGGTCCACGAGGTAGCCCAGTTCATCTGTGGCATAGCCCATTTCGAGGGACACCGGCCGCGTGCGGACGGTGCCCTCCGTGGCGCCGGTGCGGCGGGCGCCCGCGGTCTGCTCGGGGCCGGCCCACAGCACCGACTGCAGTCCGCCTTCACGCGCCAGGGAGCCGATCACCTCACCGCGACCGCAGTCGGCCAAGAGTACCAGCGCGCGGTACAGCGACGATTTGCCACTGCCGTTGGCGCCGGTCACCACGGTCAGCCGGCGCAGCGGCAACACCACGTCACGTAACGAGCGGTAGCCGCGGATGGCGACGGTCGTGAGCATGGCCCCCACGCTATGGGTTCGCGCCGACAACCGGTTCCGGCATCGCCAGTTCGAGGCGGACCCCGAGGAGCCGGATCGGCCGGTCGAGGTCGAACCGCCCCAGCACGTCGAGTGCGGTGCTGGTGACGACGGCGGCGTCGGTGCTCGCGGCGGGCAGCTTGCGGATCTTCGTGCGCGTGTAGAACGTGCTGGTGCGCACCGTCACCGCGACGCGGGTGACGACGCGTCCGGCGTCGACGACCTCGGACAGGGTCTGCTCGGCCAGGCGCACCACCGCCGCTTCCATCTCGGCGCGGTCGGTGAGGTCCTGCGGGAAGGTGATGACGTGGCTGCGGGAGCGTGGCACCCATGGTTGTGGGCTGACCTCGCTGTCCCCGCCGCCCTTGGCCAGCAACAGGATCCACAGCCCGGTCGTCGGCCCGAACGCCGACGTCAGCATCGTCGCATCGGTGGCCGCCAGATCGGCCACCGTGGTGACGCCCATCGCGGCGAGCTTCTTGGCGGTCTTGGGTCCCACGCCCCACAGTGCGTCGACCGGGCGGTCGCCCATCACGGCCATCCAGTCGGCGTCGGTGAGCATGAAGACACCACCCGGCTTGCCGAATCCGGTGGCGACCTTGGCGCGCTGTTTGTTGTCGCTGATGCCGACCGAACACGACAGCCCGGTCCCGGCGACCACCTCGCGGATGCGGTCGGCGAGCGCGAACGGGTCGTCGACGTCCGCGCCGACGTAGGCCTCGTCCCAGCCCCACACCTCCACGGGGTGGCCCAGATCGCGGAGCAACCCCATCACCTGATCGGAGGCCTCGTCGTAGGCGGCGGTGTCCGACGGGAGGAACGTCGCGTCCGGGCAGCGTCGCGCCGCCACCCGCAGCGGCATCCCGGCGTGCACCCCGTATTCACGCGCCGGATACGACGCGCACGTCACCACCTTGCGGGGTTCGGTCGGGTCCCCGCTGCCGCCGACGATGACGGGCAGCCCCTCCAGTTCGGGATGCCTGCGCAGTTCGACCGAGGCGAGGAACTGGTCGAGGTCGACGTGCAGGATCCAGCGCGGCACGGTCACCGTCCGCAGAGCTTGGTGGCCACGCCTTCCCACGCCGCGCCCAGATCGTCGAGGGTGGCGCCTTCGGCGAGGCGGTGCTCGACGTAGTCGGCGTCGAGCAGGGCGGTCAGCGCGGTGGTCTGCGCATCGAGGTCTCCGGTGGTGTCGGCCGTCTGCAGCAGCATCCGGACATGGGCATGGTGCAGCGCGGCCGGCCCGCTGAACCGCGTCTGCGGATCCCGTCCGGCGTCCGACAGCAGGGCGTGGTGGTCGTGGACGAAGGTGAGCCGGGCCCGCCCGTACGCCACGAGTCGGTCGAGCGGCGCGGCGCCGGGTCCCAGCGGCGGCGGGCCGAACATGAAGGCCTGCTGATGGGCCTTCTCGTTCTCGTCGAGGAGAACCATCATCAGGCCGGCGCGGCTGCCGAAGCGGCGGAACAGCGTGCCCTTGCCGACTCCTGCGGCCGCGGCGATGTCGTCGGTGCTGACCGCGCCGGCCCCCCGTTCGGCGATGAGCCGGCGGGCGGCCTCGAGCAACAGAGTCCGGTTGCGCGCGGCATCACCACGCTCCTGCGGCGCGTCGACCACCGGGAGCGGGGCGATCCGTTCGGGGGCGCTCACGACCTCGACTCTAGCCGAGCGGGAATTAATCGGACCGTAGTCCGGTTTGGGCTCGTGGAATCGACCCGAGGGAAGGAATCGAGATGGCGGATGTGAACGTGTTGGTGCTCGTGGGCAGCCTGCGGAAGGCCTCGGTGAATCGTCAGCTCGCGGAGTTGGCGGTCGAGTCGGCCCCGGAGGGTGTCGTGCTGCGGGTGTTCGACGGCCTCGGCGAGGTGCCTTTCTACAACGAGGACATCGACAACGAGGACATCGACAACGAGGACATCGACGGCGAGGACATCGACGGCGAGGACATCGACGGCGAGTCGGTGCCGGAACCGGCGCGCGCGCTGCGCGCCGCGGCCGAGGCGGCCGACGCCGCGCTGGTGGTCACCCCCGAGTACAACGGCAGCATTCCCGGAGTGCTCAAGAACGCGATCGACTGGCTGTCGCGGCCTTGGGGTCAGAGCGCGCTGAAGGACAAGCCGCTCGCGGTCGTCGGTGCTGCGCTCGGTCGCTACGGCGGCAAGTGGGCGCACGACGAGACGCGCAAGTCCTTCGGTGTCGCGGGCCCCCGCGTGATCGACGACCTCGAGCTGTCCGTGCCGGCCGCATTGCTGGACGGTAGGCATCCCCGGGAGAACGCCGAGGTGGCGGGGGCGTTGCGGGCGGTCATCGAGAAGCTGGCCGCTGCCGTCGGGTGAGCGGTGCGCTCGACGGTGCCCGGACCGCTCTGCCGCCCCGCGGTGTTTGCTGGGCGCGTCGTGGCGCCGTCCGCCCCACACCGCTTGTCGGTGCCAGGTGGTAGACCTGCCCATATATAGCGACACACTCACGGTCCGGCGTGGCGACACGCCGGACGAAACCGGCGGCGGAGGCTTACGACCTGGGAATTCCAAAAATGTCATTCAGAACATCTTGTATCTGTTCGCGATGTCGGCCACTAGGTGTAGTGTCTTGCTCACCGACAGGCCCCAGAGTTCGGAGGCCGGCCGGAGCGCAGAATCCGGTGGGGCCGGGCATCCGACCTCATGGAGACGCGCCTCGGTCGACCAGGAATTTCCGGGCCTGCGGGCCGCTGAACACTACAGCGGCAGATTGTGCCGAACCAGTTGCCAGACAGATTTGATTTCACGACCGCCGTTCGCGTAAGGAGCCGTACCGCCGATGACCGTCACCGTGTACACCAAGCCCGCATGCGTGCAGTGCAACGCCACCTACAAGGCGCTGGACAAGCAGGGCATCGACTACGAGATCGTCGACATCACCCTGGACAGCGAGGCGCGTGACTACGTCATGGCGCTGGGTTACCTGCAGGCTCCGGTCGTGGTGGCCGGCAACGATCACTGGTCGGGCTTCCGTCCGGACCGGATCAAGGCGCTGTCCGGCGTGGCCGCCACCGCCTGACGGGTACGCGGGTACTGCGGGCCCGACGGGAAGGACTGTGATGGGCAACCTGGTGTACTTCTCCAGCGTCTCGGAGAACACCCACCGCTTCGTCCAGAAGCTGGGACTGCCCGCGACGCGGATCCCCCTGCACGGCCGCATCGAGGTCGACGAGCCCTATGTGCTGGTGCTGCCCACCTACGGCGGTGGGCACGCGAACGGGCCCGATCCCGACGCCGGGGGTTACGTCCCCAAACAGGTCATCGCATTCCTCAACAACGAGCACAACCGGTCGTTGATCCGCGGCGTCATCGCCGCGGGTAACACCAACTTCGGCGCTGAATTCGGCTATGCGGGCGACGTGGTGTCCCGCAAGTGCGGCGTCCCGTACCTCTACCGTTTCGAGTTGATGGGGACGACCGACGACGTCCTCGCCGTCCGCGCCGGTCTTGAATCTTTCTGGAAGGAACAGACGTGTCACCCACCGTCACAGCTGCAGAGCCTGTAACCACCGGCGCGCACGCGCTCCCCGGGGAGACCGACTACCACGCGCTCAACGCGATGCTGAACCTGTACGACAAGGACGGCAGGATTCAGTTCGACAAGGACGTGCTCGCCGCGCGCGAGTACTTCCTGCAGCACGTCAACCAGAACACGGTGTTCTTCCACAGTCAGGACGAGAAGCTCGACTACCTGATCGAGAAGGAGTACTACGAGCGCGAGGTCCTCGACCAATACTCGCGCAACTTCGTCAAGAGCCTGCTCGACCGCGCCTACGCCAAGAAGTTCCGCTTCCCGACCTTCCTCGGGGCGTTCAAGTACTACACCTCCTACACGCTCAAGACGTTCGACGGGAAGCGCTACCTCGAGCGGTTCGAGGACCGTGTGGTGATGGTGGCGCTGACGCTGGCGGCCGGCGACACCACGCTCGCCGAGAAGCTCGTCGACGAGATCATCGACGGACGCTTCCAGCCGGCCACCCCGACGTTCCTGAACTCGGGCAAAAAGCAACGGGGAGAGCCGGTTTCGTGCTTCCTCCTTCGCATCGAAGACAACATGGAGTCGATCGGGCGCTCGATCAACTCCGCACTGCAGCTGTCCAAGCGCGGCGGCGGAGTGGCCCTGCTGCTGACCAACATCCGCGAGCACGGCGCACCGATCAAGAACATCGAGAACCAGAGCTCGGGCGTCATCCCGATCATGAAGCTGCTCGAGGACTCGTTCTCCTACGCCAACCAGCTGGGTGCCCGGCAGGGTGCGGGCGCGGTGTACCTGCACGCACACCACCCCGACATCTACCGGTTCCTCGACACCAAACGCGAGAACGCCGACGAGAAGATCCGCATCAAGACGCTGAGCCTCGGTGTGGTGATCCCGGACATCACGTTCGAGCTGGCGAAGAAGAACGAGGACATGTACCTGTTCTCGCCCTACGACGTCGAGCGGGTGTACGGCCTGCCGTTCGCCGACATCTCGGTCACCGAGAAGTACTACGAGATGGTCGACGACTCGCGGATCCGCAAGACGAAGATCAAGGCGCGGGAGTTCTTCCAGACGCTCGCCGAGCTGCAGTTCGAATCGGGTTACCCGTACATCATGTTCGAGGACACGGTGAACCGGTCGAACCCCATCGACGGCAAGATCACCCACTCCAACCTGTGCTCGGAGATCCTGCAGGTCTCCACGCCGTCGGAGTTCAACGACGACCTGTCGTATGCGAAGGTGGGTAAGGACATCTCCTGCAACCTGGGGTCGCTCAACATCGCCAAGGCGATGGACTCCCCGGACTTCGCGCAGACCATCGAGGTCGCGATCCGAGCGCTCACCGCGGTGAGCGATCAGACGCACATCACGTCGGTGCCGTCGATCGAGCAGGGCAACAACGACTCTCACGCAATCGGCCTCGGGCAGATGAACCTGCACGGCTACCTGGCCCGTGAGCGCATCTTCTACGGGTCCGAAGAGGGTGTGGACTTCACCAACATCTACTTCTACACCGTGCTCTACCACGCGCTGCGGGCGTCGAATCGCATTGCGATCGAACGCGGTACGCACTTCAAGGGCTTCGAGCGTTCCAAGTACGCGTCGGGGGAGTTCTTCGACAAGTACACCGAACAGACGTGGCAACCCAAGACTGAGCGGGTCCGTCGGCTCTTCGCCGATGCCAACATCCGCATCCCGAATCAGGACGACTGGAAGCGGTTGAAGGAGTCGGTGCAGGAGCACGGCATCTA is a window from the Mycolicibacterium litorale genome containing:
- the nrdI gene encoding class Ib ribonucleoside-diphosphate reductase assembly flavoprotein NrdI codes for the protein MGNLVYFSSVSENTHRFVQKLGLPATRIPLHGRIEVDEPYVLVLPTYGGGHANGPDPDAGGYVPKQVIAFLNNEHNRSLIRGVIAAGNTNFGAEFGYAGDVVSRKCGVPYLYRFELMGTTDDVLAVRAGLESFWKEQTCHPPSQLQSL
- a CDS encoding TetR/AcrR family transcriptional regulator translates to MSAPERIAPLPVVDAPQERGDAARNRTLLLEAARRLIAERGAGAVSTDDIAAAAGVGKGTLFRRFGSRAGLMMVLLDENEKAHQQAFMFGPPPLGPGAAPLDRLVAYGRARLTFVHDHHALLSDAGRDPQTRFSGPAALHHAHVRMLLQTADTTGDLDAQTTALTALLDADYVEHRLAEGATLDDLGAAWEGVATKLCGR
- a CDS encoding NAD(P)H-dependent oxidoreductase; the encoded protein is MADVNVLVLVGSLRKASVNRQLAELAVESAPEGVVLRVFDGLGEVPFYNEDIDNEDIDNEDIDGEDIDGEDIDGESVPEPARALRAAAEAADAALVVTPEYNGSIPGVLKNAIDWLSRPWGQSALKDKPLAVVGAALGRYGGKWAHDETRKSFGVAGPRVIDDLELSVPAALLDGRHPRENAEVAGALRAVIEKLAAAVG
- the nrdE gene encoding class 1b ribonucleoside-diphosphate reductase subunit alpha, yielding MLNLYDKDGRIQFDKDVLAAREYFLQHVNQNTVFFHSQDEKLDYLIEKEYYEREVLDQYSRNFVKSLLDRAYAKKFRFPTFLGAFKYYTSYTLKTFDGKRYLERFEDRVVMVALTLAAGDTTLAEKLVDEIIDGRFQPATPTFLNSGKKQRGEPVSCFLLRIEDNMESIGRSINSALQLSKRGGGVALLLTNIREHGAPIKNIENQSSGVIPIMKLLEDSFSYANQLGARQGAGAVYLHAHHPDIYRFLDTKRENADEKIRIKTLSLGVVIPDITFELAKKNEDMYLFSPYDVERVYGLPFADISVTEKYYEMVDDSRIRKTKIKAREFFQTLAELQFESGYPYIMFEDTVNRSNPIDGKITHSNLCSEILQVSTPSEFNDDLSYAKVGKDISCNLGSLNIAKAMDSPDFAQTIEVAIRALTAVSDQTHITSVPSIEQGNNDSHAIGLGQMNLHGYLARERIFYGSEEGVDFTNIYFYTVLYHALRASNRIAIERGTHFKGFERSKYASGEFFDKYTEQTWQPKTERVRRLFADANIRIPNQDDWKRLKESVQEHGIYNQNLQAVPPTGSISYINHSTSSIHPVASKIEIRKEGKIGRVYYPAPYMTNDNLEYYQDAYEIGYEKIIDTYAAATQHVDQGLSLTLFFKDTATTRDVNKAQIYAWRKGIKTLYYIRLRQMALEGTEVEGCVSCML
- a CDS encoding SDR family oxidoreductase, whose translation is MTQGSGFAGKRCLLTGAASGIGRATALRLAREGAELFLTDRDGQGLETTVADARALGGTVAMHRALDIADYDAVAQFAADIHRAHPAMDVVMNIAGVSAWGTVDRLTHEHWKSMVDINLMGPIHVIETFVPPMIEARRGGHLVNVSSAAGLVALPWHAAYSASKYGLRGLSEVLRFDLARHRIGVSVVVPGAVKTPLVQTVQIAGVDREDPNVQKWTNRFTGHAVSAEHVAEQILRGVRRNRYLIYTSPDIRAFYLFKRTMWWPYSVAMRQVNVIFSRALRPARR
- a CDS encoding DNA polymerase IV; protein product: MPRWILHVDLDQFLASVELRRHPELEGLPVIVGGSGDPTEPRKVVTCASYPAREYGVHAGMPLRVAARRCPDATFLPSDTAAYDEASDQVMGLLRDLGHPVEVWGWDEAYVGADVDDPFALADRIREVVAGTGLSCSVGISDNKQRAKVATGFGKPGGVFMLTDADWMAVMGDRPVDALWGVGPKTAKKLAAMGVTTVADLAATDATMLTSAFGPTTGLWILLLAKGGGDSEVSPQPWVPRSRSHVITFPQDLTDRAEMEAAVVRLAEQTLSEVVDAGRVVTRVAVTVRTSTFYTRTKIRKLPAASTDAAVVTSTALDVLGRFDLDRPIRLLGVRLELAMPEPVVGANP
- a CDS encoding redoxin NrdH, whose protein sequence is MTVTVYTKPACVQCNATYKALDKQGIDYEIVDITLDSEARDYVMALGYLQAPVVVAGNDHWSGFRPDRIKALSGVAATA
- a CDS encoding AAA family ATPase; this translates as MLTTVAIRGYRSLRDVVLPLRRLTVVTGANGSGKSSLYRALVLLADCGRGEVIGSLAREGGLQSVLWAGPEQTAGARRTGATEGTVRTRPVSLEMGYATDELGYLVDLGLPQHAGPDSLFARDPQIKREAVFAGRIMRPAATLVRRGGPHAEASAESGRGFDELTRALPSYRSVLAEFAGALPELTAVRDRLRNWRFYDGFRVDAAAPARHPQVGTRTPVLSADGSDLPAAVQTIFEAGLDDLARAVADAFDGATVEIAVHDGLFDLQLRQPGMLRALRCAELSDGTLRFLLWAAALLSPEPPSLMVLNEPETSLHPDLVRPLAALVTAAAEQTQVVVVTHSPAMIELLGAVPLDEDGDAVRLELYKEFGETRLHGQDLLSTPPWDWGKR